A genome region from Panthera uncia isolate 11264 chromosome A3 unlocalized genomic scaffold, Puncia_PCG_1.0 HiC_scaffold_11, whole genome shotgun sequence includes the following:
- the SEPTIN10 gene encoding septin-10 isoform X4 produces MTSEVARHLLFQSHMPTKTTCPSSQVSDDEQKQKRENTRSLTMSGHVGFESLPDQLVNRSIQQGFCFNILCVGETGIGKSTLIDTLFNTNFADHESSHFFPHVRLKAQTYELHESNVRLKLTIVNTVGFGDQINKEESYQPVVDYIDAQFEAYLQEELKIKRSLFNYHDSRIHVCLYFISPTGHSLKTLDLLTMKSLDSKVNIIPVIAKADIISKAELQKFKIKLMSELVSSGVQIYQFPTDDETIAKINASMNGHLPFAVVGSMDEVKIGNKMVKARQYPWGVVQVENENHSDFVKLREMLICTNMEDLREQTHTRHYELYRRCKLEEMGFTDVGPENKPLSLQETYEAKRHEFYGERQRKEEEMKQMFVQRVKEKEAILKEAERELQAKFEHLKRVHQEERMKLEEKRRLLEEEIIAFSKKKATSEIYQNQSYMASGSNLKKDKDRKNSNFM; encoded by the exons ctctttCAGTCTCACATGCCAACAAAAACAACTTGTCCATCCTCACAAGTATCTGATGATGAACAGAAA caaaaaagagaaaatactcgTTCTTTAACTATGTCTGGCCATGTTGGTTTTGAGAGTTTGCCTGATCAGCTGGTTAATAGATCCATTCAGCAAGGCTTCTGTTTTAATATTCTCTGTGTGG GGGAAACTGGAATTGGAAAATCAACATTGATTGACACACTGTTTAATACTAATTTTGCAGACCATGAATCCTCACATTTTTTCCCACATGTTAGACTTAAAGCTCAGACATATGAACTCCATGAAAGTAATGTTCGATTGAAATTGACCATTGTGAATACAGTAGGATTTGGTgaccaaataaacaaagaagaaag CTACCAACCAGTAGTTGACTACATAGATGCTCAGTTTGAGGCCTATCTCCAAGAAGAGCTAAAGATCAAGCGTTCTCTCTTTAATTACCACGATTCTCGCATCCATGTGTGCCTCTACTTCATCTCACCTACAGGTCACTCTCTGAAGACACTGGATCTCTTAACAATGAAGAGCCTTGACAGCAAG GTGAACATTATACCAGTGATTGCCAAAGCAGATATAATTTCTAAAGCTGAATTACAGAAGTTTAAGATCAAGCTCATGAGTGAATTGGTTAGCAGTGGTGTCCAGATATACCAATTCCCAACAGATGATGAAACTATTGCTAAAATCAATGCTTCAATGAAT GGACATTTGCCATTTGCTGTTGTAGGAAGTATGGATGAGgtaaaaattggaaataagatGGTCAAAGCTCGCCAATACCCTTGGGGTGTTGTACAAG TGGAAAATGAAAACCACTCTGACTTTGTAAAGCTCCGAGAAATGCTTATTTGTACAAACATGGAGGATCTGCGAGAACAGACCCATACTAGGCATTATGAACTTTACAGGCGTTGCAAACTGGAGGAAATGGGCTTTACAGATGTGGGTCCAGAGAATAAGCCGCTCAG TCTTCAAGAGACCTATGAAGCCAAAAGACATGAATTTTATGGTGAACgtcagaggaaggaagaagaaatgaagcagATGTTTGTGCAGCGAGTAAAGGAGAAAGAAGCCATATTGAAAGAAGCTGAAAGAGAG CTACAGGCTAAATTTGAGCACCTTAAAAGAGTTCACCAAGAAGAGAGAATGAAgcttgaagaaaagagaagactcttggaagaagaaataatcgctttctcaaaaaagaaagctaCTTCAGAGATATACCAGAACCAGTCCTACATGGCATCAGGCAGCAACCTGAAGAAGGACAAAGACCGTAAGAA ctcCAATTTTATGTAA
- the SEPTIN10 gene encoding septin-10 isoform X2 has translation MTSEVARHLLFQSHMPTKTTCPSSQVSDDEQKQKRENTRSLTMSGHVGFESLPDQLVNRSIQQGFCFNILCVGETGIGKSTLIDTLFNTNFADHESSHFFPHVRLKAQTYELHESNVRLKLTIVNTVGFGDQINKEESYQPVVDYIDAQFEAYLQEELKIKRSLFNYHDSRIHVCLYFISPTGHSLKTLDLLTMKSLDSKVNIIPVIAKADIISKAELQKFKIKLMSELVSSGVQIYQFPTDDETIAKINASMNGHLPFAVVGSMDEVKIGNKMVKARQYPWGVVQVENENHSDFVKLREMLICTNMEDLREQTHTRHYELYRRCKLEEMGFTDVGPENKPLSLQETYEAKRHEFYGERQRKEEEMKQMFVQRVKEKEAILKEAERELQAKFEHLKRVHQEERMKLEEKRRLLEEEIIAFSKKKATSEIYQNQSYMASGSNLKKDKDRKKISNAQVLEGGSKRASESMRAGSLVYRAQLEGESRRARESLRAGSLSYRAHPLPQH, from the exons ctctttCAGTCTCACATGCCAACAAAAACAACTTGTCCATCCTCACAAGTATCTGATGATGAACAGAAA caaaaaagagaaaatactcgTTCTTTAACTATGTCTGGCCATGTTGGTTTTGAGAGTTTGCCTGATCAGCTGGTTAATAGATCCATTCAGCAAGGCTTCTGTTTTAATATTCTCTGTGTGG GGGAAACTGGAATTGGAAAATCAACATTGATTGACACACTGTTTAATACTAATTTTGCAGACCATGAATCCTCACATTTTTTCCCACATGTTAGACTTAAAGCTCAGACATATGAACTCCATGAAAGTAATGTTCGATTGAAATTGACCATTGTGAATACAGTAGGATTTGGTgaccaaataaacaaagaagaaag CTACCAACCAGTAGTTGACTACATAGATGCTCAGTTTGAGGCCTATCTCCAAGAAGAGCTAAAGATCAAGCGTTCTCTCTTTAATTACCACGATTCTCGCATCCATGTGTGCCTCTACTTCATCTCACCTACAGGTCACTCTCTGAAGACACTGGATCTCTTAACAATGAAGAGCCTTGACAGCAAG GTGAACATTATACCAGTGATTGCCAAAGCAGATATAATTTCTAAAGCTGAATTACAGAAGTTTAAGATCAAGCTCATGAGTGAATTGGTTAGCAGTGGTGTCCAGATATACCAATTCCCAACAGATGATGAAACTATTGCTAAAATCAATGCTTCAATGAAT GGACATTTGCCATTTGCTGTTGTAGGAAGTATGGATGAGgtaaaaattggaaataagatGGTCAAAGCTCGCCAATACCCTTGGGGTGTTGTACAAG TGGAAAATGAAAACCACTCTGACTTTGTAAAGCTCCGAGAAATGCTTATTTGTACAAACATGGAGGATCTGCGAGAACAGACCCATACTAGGCATTATGAACTTTACAGGCGTTGCAAACTGGAGGAAATGGGCTTTACAGATGTGGGTCCAGAGAATAAGCCGCTCAG TCTTCAAGAGACCTATGAAGCCAAAAGACATGAATTTTATGGTGAACgtcagaggaaggaagaagaaatgaagcagATGTTTGTGCAGCGAGTAAAGGAGAAAGAAGCCATATTGAAAGAAGCTGAAAGAGAG CTACAGGCTAAATTTGAGCACCTTAAAAGAGTTCACCAAGAAGAGAGAATGAAgcttgaagaaaagagaagactcttggaagaagaaataatcgctttctcaaaaaagaaagctaCTTCAGAGATATACCAGAACCAGTCCTACATGGCATCAGGCAGCAACCTGAAGAAGGACAAAGACCGTAAGAA GATCAGTAATGCCCAAGTTCTGGAAGGTGGGAGCAAGAGAGCCTCTGAGTCCATGAGGGCAGGTAGCCTGGTGTACAGAGCCCAGCTGGAAGGTGAGAGCAGGAGAGCCCGTGAGTCCCTGAGGGCAGGTAGCCTGTCGTACAGAGCCCATCCACTGCCACAGCACTGA
- the SEPTIN10 gene encoding septin-10 isoform X1, translated as MTSEVARHLLFQSHMPTKTTCPSSQVSDDEQKQKRENTRSLTMSGHVGFESLPDQLVNRSIQQGFCFNILCVGETGIGKSTLIDTLFNTNFADHESSHFFPHVRLKAQTYELHESNVRLKLTIVNTVGFGDQINKEESYQPVVDYIDAQFEAYLQEELKIKRSLFNYHDSRIHVCLYFISPTGHSLKTLDLLTMKSLDSKVNIIPVIAKADIISKAELQKFKIKLMSELVSSGVQIYQFPTDDETIAKINASMNGHLPFAVVGSMDEVKIGNKMVKARQYPWGVVQVENENHSDFVKLREMLICTNMEDLREQTHTRHYELYRRCKLEEMGFTDVGPENKPLSLQETYEAKRHEFYGERQRKEEEMKQMFVQRVKEKEAILKEAERELQAKFEHLKRVHQEERMKLEEKRRLLEEEIIAFSKKKATSEIYQNQSYMASGSNLKKDKDRKKDPGYRFELLCFDVRACEINGGRKDAEEAPILCKTKVPDHRRSSQAKVIKMLEVCSDFLAVFIFCITYSISGKWPQMALKCF; from the exons ctctttCAGTCTCACATGCCAACAAAAACAACTTGTCCATCCTCACAAGTATCTGATGATGAACAGAAA caaaaaagagaaaatactcgTTCTTTAACTATGTCTGGCCATGTTGGTTTTGAGAGTTTGCCTGATCAGCTGGTTAATAGATCCATTCAGCAAGGCTTCTGTTTTAATATTCTCTGTGTGG GGGAAACTGGAATTGGAAAATCAACATTGATTGACACACTGTTTAATACTAATTTTGCAGACCATGAATCCTCACATTTTTTCCCACATGTTAGACTTAAAGCTCAGACATATGAACTCCATGAAAGTAATGTTCGATTGAAATTGACCATTGTGAATACAGTAGGATTTGGTgaccaaataaacaaagaagaaag CTACCAACCAGTAGTTGACTACATAGATGCTCAGTTTGAGGCCTATCTCCAAGAAGAGCTAAAGATCAAGCGTTCTCTCTTTAATTACCACGATTCTCGCATCCATGTGTGCCTCTACTTCATCTCACCTACAGGTCACTCTCTGAAGACACTGGATCTCTTAACAATGAAGAGCCTTGACAGCAAG GTGAACATTATACCAGTGATTGCCAAAGCAGATATAATTTCTAAAGCTGAATTACAGAAGTTTAAGATCAAGCTCATGAGTGAATTGGTTAGCAGTGGTGTCCAGATATACCAATTCCCAACAGATGATGAAACTATTGCTAAAATCAATGCTTCAATGAAT GGACATTTGCCATTTGCTGTTGTAGGAAGTATGGATGAGgtaaaaattggaaataagatGGTCAAAGCTCGCCAATACCCTTGGGGTGTTGTACAAG TGGAAAATGAAAACCACTCTGACTTTGTAAAGCTCCGAGAAATGCTTATTTGTACAAACATGGAGGATCTGCGAGAACAGACCCATACTAGGCATTATGAACTTTACAGGCGTTGCAAACTGGAGGAAATGGGCTTTACAGATGTGGGTCCAGAGAATAAGCCGCTCAG TCTTCAAGAGACCTATGAAGCCAAAAGACATGAATTTTATGGTGAACgtcagaggaaggaagaagaaatgaagcagATGTTTGTGCAGCGAGTAAAGGAGAAAGAAGCCATATTGAAAGAAGCTGAAAGAGAG CTACAGGCTAAATTTGAGCACCTTAAAAGAGTTCACCAAGAAGAGAGAATGAAgcttgaagaaaagagaagactcttggaagaagaaataatcgctttctcaaaaaagaaagctaCTTCAGAGATATACCAGAACCAGTCCTACATGGCATCAGGCAGCAACCTGAAGAAGGACAAAGACCGTAAGAA ggaTCCAGGCTATCGATTTGAACTCCTGTGCTTTGATGTCAGAGCTTGTGAAATCAATGGTGGACGTAAAGATGCAGAGGAAG ctcCAATTTTATGTAAAACAAAGGTTCCAGATCATAGAAGGTCATCACAagcaaaagttattaaaatgttaGAAGTATGCTCtgattttcttgctgtttttattttctgtatcactTATTCTATATCTGGCAAATGGCCACAAATGGCACTTAAATGCTTTTAA
- the SEPTIN10 gene encoding septin-10 isoform X3 has translation MTSEVARHLLFQSHMPTKTTCPSSQVSDDEQKQKRENTRSLTMSGHVGFESLPDQLVNRSIQQGFCFNILCVGETGIGKSTLIDTLFNTNFADHESSHFFPHVRLKAQTYELHESNVRLKLTIVNTVGFGDQINKEESYQPVVDYIDAQFEAYLQEELKIKRSLFNYHDSRIHVCLYFISPTGHSLKTLDLLTMKSLDSKVNIIPVIAKADIISKAELQKFKIKLMSELVSSGVQIYQFPTDDETIAKINASMNGHLPFAVVGSMDEVKIGNKMVKARQYPWGVVQVENENHSDFVKLREMLICTNMEDLREQTHTRHYELYRRCKLEEMGFTDVGPENKPLSLQETYEAKRHEFYGERQRKEEEMKQMFVQRVKEKEAILKEAERELQAKFEHLKRVHQEERMKLEEKRRLLEEEIIAFSKKKATSEIYQNQSYMASGSNLKKDKDRKKDPGYRFELLCFDVRACEINGGRKDAEEGREGPCTMGWP, from the exons ctctttCAGTCTCACATGCCAACAAAAACAACTTGTCCATCCTCACAAGTATCTGATGATGAACAGAAA caaaaaagagaaaatactcgTTCTTTAACTATGTCTGGCCATGTTGGTTTTGAGAGTTTGCCTGATCAGCTGGTTAATAGATCCATTCAGCAAGGCTTCTGTTTTAATATTCTCTGTGTGG GGGAAACTGGAATTGGAAAATCAACATTGATTGACACACTGTTTAATACTAATTTTGCAGACCATGAATCCTCACATTTTTTCCCACATGTTAGACTTAAAGCTCAGACATATGAACTCCATGAAAGTAATGTTCGATTGAAATTGACCATTGTGAATACAGTAGGATTTGGTgaccaaataaacaaagaagaaag CTACCAACCAGTAGTTGACTACATAGATGCTCAGTTTGAGGCCTATCTCCAAGAAGAGCTAAAGATCAAGCGTTCTCTCTTTAATTACCACGATTCTCGCATCCATGTGTGCCTCTACTTCATCTCACCTACAGGTCACTCTCTGAAGACACTGGATCTCTTAACAATGAAGAGCCTTGACAGCAAG GTGAACATTATACCAGTGATTGCCAAAGCAGATATAATTTCTAAAGCTGAATTACAGAAGTTTAAGATCAAGCTCATGAGTGAATTGGTTAGCAGTGGTGTCCAGATATACCAATTCCCAACAGATGATGAAACTATTGCTAAAATCAATGCTTCAATGAAT GGACATTTGCCATTTGCTGTTGTAGGAAGTATGGATGAGgtaaaaattggaaataagatGGTCAAAGCTCGCCAATACCCTTGGGGTGTTGTACAAG TGGAAAATGAAAACCACTCTGACTTTGTAAAGCTCCGAGAAATGCTTATTTGTACAAACATGGAGGATCTGCGAGAACAGACCCATACTAGGCATTATGAACTTTACAGGCGTTGCAAACTGGAGGAAATGGGCTTTACAGATGTGGGTCCAGAGAATAAGCCGCTCAG TCTTCAAGAGACCTATGAAGCCAAAAGACATGAATTTTATGGTGAACgtcagaggaaggaagaagaaatgaagcagATGTTTGTGCAGCGAGTAAAGGAGAAAGAAGCCATATTGAAAGAAGCTGAAAGAGAG CTACAGGCTAAATTTGAGCACCTTAAAAGAGTTCACCAAGAAGAGAGAATGAAgcttgaagaaaagagaagactcttggaagaagaaataatcgctttctcaaaaaagaaagctaCTTCAGAGATATACCAGAACCAGTCCTACATGGCATCAGGCAGCAACCTGAAGAAGGACAAAGACCGTAAGAA ggaTCCAGGCTATCGATTTGAACTCCTGTGCTTTGATGTCAGAGCTTGTGAAATCAATGGTGGACGTAAAGATGCAGAGGAAGGTAGAGAGGGCCCCTGTACAATGGGGTGGCCATGA
- the SEPTIN10 gene encoding septin-10 isoform X5, which translates to MTSEVARHLLFQSHMPTKTTCPSSQVSDDEQKQKRENTRSLTMSGHVGFESLPDQLVNRSIQQGFCFNILCVGETGIGKSTLIDTLFNTNFADHESSHFFPHVRLKAQTYELHESNVRLKLTIVNTVGFGDQINKEESYQPVVDYIDAQFEAYLQEELKIKRSLFNYHDSRIHVCLYFISPTGHSLKTLDLLTMKSLDSKVNIIPVIAKADIISKAELQKFKIKLMSELVSSGVQIYQFPTDDETIAKINASMNGHLPFAVVGSMDEVKIGNKMVKARQYPWGVVQVENENHSDFVKLREMLICTNMEDLREQTHTRHYELYRRCKLEEMGFTDVGPENKPLSISSVWETSAHKSEEEWKIGKGGSSIYARFQIG; encoded by the exons ctctttCAGTCTCACATGCCAACAAAAACAACTTGTCCATCCTCACAAGTATCTGATGATGAACAGAAA caaaaaagagaaaatactcgTTCTTTAACTATGTCTGGCCATGTTGGTTTTGAGAGTTTGCCTGATCAGCTGGTTAATAGATCCATTCAGCAAGGCTTCTGTTTTAATATTCTCTGTGTGG GGGAAACTGGAATTGGAAAATCAACATTGATTGACACACTGTTTAATACTAATTTTGCAGACCATGAATCCTCACATTTTTTCCCACATGTTAGACTTAAAGCTCAGACATATGAACTCCATGAAAGTAATGTTCGATTGAAATTGACCATTGTGAATACAGTAGGATTTGGTgaccaaataaacaaagaagaaag CTACCAACCAGTAGTTGACTACATAGATGCTCAGTTTGAGGCCTATCTCCAAGAAGAGCTAAAGATCAAGCGTTCTCTCTTTAATTACCACGATTCTCGCATCCATGTGTGCCTCTACTTCATCTCACCTACAGGTCACTCTCTGAAGACACTGGATCTCTTAACAATGAAGAGCCTTGACAGCAAG GTGAACATTATACCAGTGATTGCCAAAGCAGATATAATTTCTAAAGCTGAATTACAGAAGTTTAAGATCAAGCTCATGAGTGAATTGGTTAGCAGTGGTGTCCAGATATACCAATTCCCAACAGATGATGAAACTATTGCTAAAATCAATGCTTCAATGAAT GGACATTTGCCATTTGCTGTTGTAGGAAGTATGGATGAGgtaaaaattggaaataagatGGTCAAAGCTCGCCAATACCCTTGGGGTGTTGTACAAG TGGAAAATGAAAACCACTCTGACTTTGTAAAGCTCCGAGAAATGCTTATTTGTACAAACATGGAGGATCTGCGAGAACAGACCCATACTAGGCATTATGAACTTTACAGGCGTTGCAAACTGGAGGAAATGGGCTTTACAGATGTGGGTCCAGAGAATAAGCCGCTCAG catatCTTCAGTCTGGGAAACATCCGCTCACAAATcagaagaagaatggaaaattGGCAAAGGAGGTTCTTCAATTTATGCCAGATTTCAGATTGGATAG